From Pogona vitticeps strain Pit_001003342236 chromosome ZW-PAR, PviZW2.1, whole genome shotgun sequence, one genomic window encodes:
- the TTF1 gene encoding transcription termination factor 1 isoform X1 produces MRACARASRSRLVPEAIFAEPGTGSGAGRSRLQAWRDSLLRLPGRDAKRDGSRRGWRKGWTREAEEERGGSAGGGAAGMETTDRVDASYTNSVQVLDMPKKKKKKRKLEALEREAGQPPEDVPPLHSPVSSDPPPLVSWQIDSEDNPVPRKKSKKKTADKEISDSQDGSPWIALEKELNSEVRVDLGHKKKKKRKRRSSEQDGVCEICVPENPEVTTHFPEATDVEVAEQGYESPPLKKKKKKKKKKKAKELLAEEAERSEILSLMTNGKADSPGAQNPNQTDHSDAEGSLELFSSPLLLPETQHDPLFEEEESGAPGSDPPDVANSSVAPKKARKRKKNQSKPPRAKGSGANEDDLAAEENNARDALSPTLCEENHGLRKNTTSTHTDVEEPSSPQHPASETSSLFDDDFLESFSTPAINLESTTKELEEFVPHVRSLSASAVQQLASRDLDRFRRFKKQGIAVRFGKFTKKEDRLLKENIEAFLEETGIDSAEKLLFTHRFPEEKAAINKLKASHLFGVRIAEGIPRPWRLVYYRGRRLFDPQNHKGKYSEEEKQELKKYQAMYGNNWTKISELMCRSSKSVEQKFCDIRSDPKSGHWSEEETEKLIRVVAKVLRPKAKSAGSTQDPKNGNRTLLLDREMLYKGIPWVQIEAEMGTRNWKQCRKKWSSIVTKKLAGGQTARTQSESTRFRIKLIRRLNKLDVEEESEINWEDISSAMGNLPPNYLQSRYYKMKTSYVPFWNRKPFSEIIYYLYKKKLPQLKRRVKERAAVKTAVSAAAKDNPGKDAFLFSYFFPDDGQDCPTDDEEETGKAGPDELQEFSHPS; encoded by the exons atgcGCGCATGCGCGCGCGCCTCGCGTTCTCGGTTGGTTCCAGAGGCCATATTCGCCGAGCCTGGGACCGGAAGTGGCGCAGGCCGATCTAGGCTTCAAGCGTGGCGCGACTCGCTGCTCCGTCTTCCTGGGCGTGACGCAAAAAGGGACGGAAGCCGACGAGGGTGGCGGAAAGGCTGGACGAGGGAGGCGGAAGAAGAACGTGGGGGAAGCGCTGGTGGAGGCGCAGCCGGGatg gaaacgACAGACCGAGTCGACGCGTCGTATACCAACAGCGTTCAAGTCTTGGATATgccgaagaagaagaaaaagaaaaggaaattggaGGCCCTTGAGAGAGAAGCGGGCCAGCCGCCTGAGGATGTCCCCCCTCTTCATTCGCCCGTTTCTTCCGATCCTCCCCCCTTAGTTTCTTGGCAAATAGATTCAGAGGACAACCCGGTCCCTCGTAAGAAATCTAAGAAGAAGACAGCCGATAAAGAGATCTCTGACTCCCAGGATGGCAGTCCTTGGATTGCACTGGAGAAAGAGCTAAATAGCGAGGTTAGAGTCGATCTTGggcacaagaagaaaaagaagaggaaacgtCGGTCAAGCGAACAGGACGGCGTCTGTGAAATCTGTGTCCCCGAGAATCCAGAAGTAACCACCCATTTCCCTGAAGCGACTGATGTGGAAGTTGCCGAGCAAGGATATGAGAGCCCtcccttaaagaaaaagaagaagaaaaagaagaagaagaaagcaaaagaattGTTAGCGGAGGAGGCAGAACGCAGCGAAATCTTGAGCCTGATGACAAACGGGAAGGCTGATTCTCCAGGGGCGCAAAACCCTAATCAGACTGACCACAGCGATGCTGAAGGCAGCCTGGAGCTTTTCTCATCCCCTCTGCTACTCCCCGAAACGCAGCACGACCCTCtttttgaggaggaggagagtggggCGCCAGGATCGGACCCTCCTGACGTGGCCAACAGCTCCGTGGCGCCAAAGAAGGCGCGTAAGCGGAAAAAGAACCAGAGCAAACCACCCCGTGCCAAGGGTTCGGGCGCTAACGAAGACGACCTTGCCGCAGAAGAGAATAACGCTCGGGACGCGTTGAGTCCGACGTTGTGTGAGGAAAACCATGG GCTGCGAAAAAACACGACGTCCACCCATACAGATGTGGAAGAACCGTCTTCCCCACAGCATCCTGCTTCAGAAACGTCCTCCCTCTTCGATGATGACTTTCTGGAGTCTTTCAGCACCCCGGCGATCAATCTGGAGTCAACCACGAAAGAACTGGAGGAGTTCGTCCCTCATGTCAGGAGCCTCTCCGCTTCCGCTGTCCAGCAACTGGCTTCTCGGGACCTGGATCGGTTTAGAAGGTTTAAGAAACAAG GCATCGCGGTGAGGTTTGGCAAGTTTAccaaaaaggaagacagattATTGAAGGAGAACATCGAGGCCTTCTTAGAAGAAACCGGAATAGACAGTGCAGAGAAACTCTTGTTCACCCACAGATTTCCCGAAGAGAAAGCTGCCATCAACAAGCTGAAAGCCAGCCACCTCTTTGGGGTTCGGATTG CAGAAGGAATCCCCCGTCCCTGGCGGCTGGTCTATTATCGAGGGAGGAGACTCTTTGATCCCCAGAATCATAAAGGAAA GTACTccgaggaagagaaacaggagctCAAGAAATATCAGGCCATGTACGGCAATAACTGGACAAAGATTTCGGAGCTGATGTGCCGAAGCAGCAAATCGGTGGAGCAGAAGTTTTGTGACATTAGAAGTG ATCCGAAGTCCGGTCACTGGAGTGAAGAAGAGACCGAGAAATTAATTCGGGTCGTCGCCAAGGTGCTGAGGCCGAAAGCAAAAAGCGCAGGCTCCACCCAGGACCCAAAGAATGGCAATCGGACGCTCCTGCTTGACCGTGAAATGCTTTACAAGGGCATCCCATGGGTTCAAATTGAAGCTGAAATGGGAACCAGAAATTGGAAGCAGTGCAGAAAGAAGTG gtcttcaATCGTAACCAAGAAGCTAGCCGGAGGGCAGACGGCGCGTACGCAATCGGAAAGCACCCGGTTCAGGATTAAACTCATCAGAAG GCTGAATAAACTGGACGTCGAGGAGGAGTCCGAAATCAACTGGGAAGACATCTCGAGCGCCATGGg aaatctcccTCCAAACTATCTGCAAAGCAGGTATTACAAAATGAAAACATCCTATGTTCCTTTCTGGAACCGAAAACCATTTTCTG AAATCATCTATTACCTCTACAAGAAGAAGCTTCCGCAACTCAAGAGGCGAGTCAAAGAAAGGGCCGCTGTGAAAACGGCCGTGTCGGCAGCCGCCAAGGATAATCCGGGGAAAGACGCCTTTCTGTTCAGTTACTTCTTTCCGGACGACGGCCAGGACTGTCCCACGGACGACGAGGAGGAGACAGGGAAAGCCGGTCCAGACGAACTCCAAGAGTTCTCCCACCCATCGTAA
- the TTF1 gene encoding transcription termination factor 1 isoform X2: MPKKKKKKRKLEALEREAGQPPEDVPPLHSPVSSDPPPLVSWQIDSEDNPVPRKKSKKKTADKEISDSQDGSPWIALEKELNSEVRVDLGHKKKKKRKRRSSEQDGVCEICVPENPEVTTHFPEATDVEVAEQGYESPPLKKKKKKKKKKKAKELLAEEAERSEILSLMTNGKADSPGAQNPNQTDHSDAEGSLELFSSPLLLPETQHDPLFEEEESGAPGSDPPDVANSSVAPKKARKRKKNQSKPPRAKGSGANEDDLAAEENNARDALSPTLCEENHGLRKNTTSTHTDVEEPSSPQHPASETSSLFDDDFLESFSTPAINLESTTKELEEFVPHVRSLSASAVQQLASRDLDRFRRFKKQGIAVRFGKFTKKEDRLLKENIEAFLEETGIDSAEKLLFTHRFPEEKAAINKLKASHLFGVRIAEGIPRPWRLVYYRGRRLFDPQNHKGKYSEEEKQELKKYQAMYGNNWTKISELMCRSSKSVEQKFCDIRSDPKSGHWSEEETEKLIRVVAKVLRPKAKSAGSTQDPKNGNRTLLLDREMLYKGIPWVQIEAEMGTRNWKQCRKKWSSIVTKKLAGGQTARTQSESTRFRIKLIRRLNKLDVEEESEINWEDISSAMGNLPPNYLQSRYYKMKTSYVPFWNRKPFSEIIYYLYKKKLPQLKRRVKERAAVKTAVSAAAKDNPGKDAFLFSYFFPDDGQDCPTDDEEETGKAGPDELQEFSHPS, encoded by the exons ATgccgaagaagaagaaaaagaaaaggaaattggaGGCCCTTGAGAGAGAAGCGGGCCAGCCGCCTGAGGATGTCCCCCCTCTTCATTCGCCCGTTTCTTCCGATCCTCCCCCCTTAGTTTCTTGGCAAATAGATTCAGAGGACAACCCGGTCCCTCGTAAGAAATCTAAGAAGAAGACAGCCGATAAAGAGATCTCTGACTCCCAGGATGGCAGTCCTTGGATTGCACTGGAGAAAGAGCTAAATAGCGAGGTTAGAGTCGATCTTGggcacaagaagaaaaagaagaggaaacgtCGGTCAAGCGAACAGGACGGCGTCTGTGAAATCTGTGTCCCCGAGAATCCAGAAGTAACCACCCATTTCCCTGAAGCGACTGATGTGGAAGTTGCCGAGCAAGGATATGAGAGCCCtcccttaaagaaaaagaagaagaaaaagaagaagaagaaagcaaaagaattGTTAGCGGAGGAGGCAGAACGCAGCGAAATCTTGAGCCTGATGACAAACGGGAAGGCTGATTCTCCAGGGGCGCAAAACCCTAATCAGACTGACCACAGCGATGCTGAAGGCAGCCTGGAGCTTTTCTCATCCCCTCTGCTACTCCCCGAAACGCAGCACGACCCTCtttttgaggaggaggagagtggggCGCCAGGATCGGACCCTCCTGACGTGGCCAACAGCTCCGTGGCGCCAAAGAAGGCGCGTAAGCGGAAAAAGAACCAGAGCAAACCACCCCGTGCCAAGGGTTCGGGCGCTAACGAAGACGACCTTGCCGCAGAAGAGAATAACGCTCGGGACGCGTTGAGTCCGACGTTGTGTGAGGAAAACCATGG GCTGCGAAAAAACACGACGTCCACCCATACAGATGTGGAAGAACCGTCTTCCCCACAGCATCCTGCTTCAGAAACGTCCTCCCTCTTCGATGATGACTTTCTGGAGTCTTTCAGCACCCCGGCGATCAATCTGGAGTCAACCACGAAAGAACTGGAGGAGTTCGTCCCTCATGTCAGGAGCCTCTCCGCTTCCGCTGTCCAGCAACTGGCTTCTCGGGACCTGGATCGGTTTAGAAGGTTTAAGAAACAAG GCATCGCGGTGAGGTTTGGCAAGTTTAccaaaaaggaagacagattATTGAAGGAGAACATCGAGGCCTTCTTAGAAGAAACCGGAATAGACAGTGCAGAGAAACTCTTGTTCACCCACAGATTTCCCGAAGAGAAAGCTGCCATCAACAAGCTGAAAGCCAGCCACCTCTTTGGGGTTCGGATTG CAGAAGGAATCCCCCGTCCCTGGCGGCTGGTCTATTATCGAGGGAGGAGACTCTTTGATCCCCAGAATCATAAAGGAAA GTACTccgaggaagagaaacaggagctCAAGAAATATCAGGCCATGTACGGCAATAACTGGACAAAGATTTCGGAGCTGATGTGCCGAAGCAGCAAATCGGTGGAGCAGAAGTTTTGTGACATTAGAAGTG ATCCGAAGTCCGGTCACTGGAGTGAAGAAGAGACCGAGAAATTAATTCGGGTCGTCGCCAAGGTGCTGAGGCCGAAAGCAAAAAGCGCAGGCTCCACCCAGGACCCAAAGAATGGCAATCGGACGCTCCTGCTTGACCGTGAAATGCTTTACAAGGGCATCCCATGGGTTCAAATTGAAGCTGAAATGGGAACCAGAAATTGGAAGCAGTGCAGAAAGAAGTG gtcttcaATCGTAACCAAGAAGCTAGCCGGAGGGCAGACGGCGCGTACGCAATCGGAAAGCACCCGGTTCAGGATTAAACTCATCAGAAG GCTGAATAAACTGGACGTCGAGGAGGAGTCCGAAATCAACTGGGAAGACATCTCGAGCGCCATGGg aaatctcccTCCAAACTATCTGCAAAGCAGGTATTACAAAATGAAAACATCCTATGTTCCTTTCTGGAACCGAAAACCATTTTCTG AAATCATCTATTACCTCTACAAGAAGAAGCTTCCGCAACTCAAGAGGCGAGTCAAAGAAAGGGCCGCTGTGAAAACGGCCGTGTCGGCAGCCGCCAAGGATAATCCGGGGAAAGACGCCTTTCTGTTCAGTTACTTCTTTCCGGACGACGGCCAGGACTGTCCCACGGACGACGAGGAGGAGACAGGGAAAGCCGGTCCAGACGAACTCCAAGAGTTCTCCCACCCATCGTAA